One genomic window of Hymenobacter radiodurans includes the following:
- a CDS encoding multicopper oxidase domain-containing protein: MRILFLLAALLATLPAWAQSMSGMRIAKGTEPHLTQSAPPAAELQGKVVTPRSSYVGKRVEYDLYVDERLVNFTGRTRRAIGINGQIPAPTLTFNEGDTAVIRVHNQMHMETSIHWHGLLLPNEQDGVPYLNTAPVEPGGTHTFVFPLIQSGTYWYHSHTMLQEQDGVYGSIVIHPKRIPYEMKEYVLVLSDWTDHKSKEVLRYLKRTGEWFAVQKGATQSYGEALAAGYFKDKLKQEWGRMPAMDLTDIYYNKFLTNGQEKGYFKDAKPGEVVRLRVINGSASSYFFLQYAGGPMQVIAADGINVEPFPVNKLEIATAETYDLLVTVPTMGAAEFRATANDITGYTSTYIGEGEPMKAPDLPRINYFQMMREMNSMEGMSGMDMGGAGMTKQQGGGEMKGMDMSGQKPASGSPMPGMDMQHGAPPATTAPSPQNRPENAQEKAGKSMGSMQDMGGMSGMDMGGMAGMSGSAGDFNYNMLRALNPTTLDSTKQWREINLTLTGNMLRYVWSFDNKTLSQADKIPIRKGENVRMTFTNTTMMRHPLHLHGHFFRLVNAQGAYSPMKHTFDIQSMGKVTIEFDANEEQDWFFHCHILYHMMAGMARVISYEGSPQNEYARTDYKELKKEDNRPYLWADLMAHSQGTFLESTLSNNRHALEFEGRVNYQGNFETETHLLRYLDNRQFLAAFVGFDYRNNRTLLAEGERNTKNNRRVFDVGAYYLLPLLVRSELRLDSNGQVRLQLERTDLPLSNNLFADLLVNTDREYNLTFRYMVSKYVSLSTNYDSDYKWGAGLTIHY, from the coding sequence ATGAGAATACTCTTTCTACTGGCTGCGCTGCTGGCTACCTTGCCCGCCTGGGCGCAAAGCATGTCCGGCATGCGCATAGCTAAGGGCACCGAACCCCACCTGACCCAGTCCGCACCCCCGGCCGCCGAGCTACAAGGCAAAGTCGTGACGCCCCGCAGCAGCTACGTGGGCAAGCGGGTGGAATATGACCTATACGTCGACGAGCGCCTGGTCAACTTCACCGGCCGCACCCGCCGGGCCATCGGCATCAACGGCCAGATTCCGGCCCCCACGCTCACCTTCAACGAGGGCGACACCGCCGTGATTCGGGTGCACAACCAGATGCACATGGAAACTTCCATTCACTGGCACGGCCTGCTGCTGCCTAACGAGCAGGACGGCGTGCCTTACCTGAACACGGCCCCGGTCGAGCCGGGCGGCACCCACACGTTTGTATTCCCCCTGATTCAGAGCGGTACCTACTGGTACCACTCCCACACTATGCTGCAGGAGCAGGACGGCGTCTACGGCTCCATTGTCATCCACCCCAAGCGTATTCCCTACGAGATGAAGGAGTATGTGCTGGTGCTCTCCGACTGGACCGACCACAAGTCCAAGGAGGTGCTGCGCTACCTCAAGCGCACGGGCGAGTGGTTTGCCGTGCAGAAAGGCGCCACCCAGAGCTACGGGGAAGCCCTGGCCGCCGGCTACTTCAAGGACAAGCTCAAGCAGGAGTGGGGCCGCATGCCGGCCATGGACCTGACCGACATCTACTACAACAAGTTTCTGACCAACGGGCAGGAAAAAGGGTATTTCAAGGACGCCAAGCCCGGGGAGGTAGTGCGCCTGCGCGTCATCAACGGCAGCGCCTCCTCGTACTTTTTCCTGCAGTACGCCGGCGGCCCCATGCAGGTGATTGCCGCCGACGGCATCAACGTGGAGCCCTTCCCGGTCAACAAGCTCGAAATTGCCACGGCCGAGACCTACGACCTGCTGGTCACGGTGCCCACCATGGGCGCGGCCGAGTTTCGGGCCACGGCCAACGACATCACGGGCTACACCTCCACCTACATCGGGGAGGGCGAGCCGATGAAAGCGCCGGACCTGCCCCGCATCAACTACTTCCAGATGATGCGCGAAATGAACAGCATGGAGGGCATGAGCGGCATGGACATGGGCGGCGCCGGCATGACCAAGCAGCAGGGCGGTGGGGAAATGAAAGGCATGGACATGTCGGGCCAGAAGCCAGCCAGTGGCTCGCCGATGCCGGGGATGGACATGCAGCACGGGGCGCCGCCCGCCACCACGGCGCCCTCGCCGCAGAACCGGCCGGAGAATGCCCAGGAAAAAGCCGGTAAAAGCATGGGCAGCATGCAGGACATGGGCGGCATGTCGGGCATGGACATGGGCGGCATGGCCGGCATGAGCGGCAGCGCCGGCGACTTCAATTACAATATGCTCCGGGCTCTCAACCCTACCACGCTCGATTCCACCAAGCAGTGGCGGGAAATAAACCTGACCCTGACCGGCAACATGCTGCGCTACGTGTGGTCGTTCGACAACAAGACCCTGTCGCAGGCCGACAAGATTCCCATCCGCAAGGGCGAGAACGTGCGCATGACCTTCACCAACACCACCATGATGCGCCACCCCCTGCACCTGCACGGGCACTTTTTTCGGCTCGTCAACGCCCAGGGCGCCTACTCGCCCATGAAGCACACCTTCGACATTCAGTCCATGGGCAAGGTCACCATCGAGTTCGACGCCAACGAGGAGCAGGACTGGTTTTTCCACTGCCACATCCTCTACCACATGATGGCTGGCATGGCCCGCGTCATCAGCTACGAGGGAAGTCCGCAGAACGAGTACGCCCGCACCGACTACAAGGAACTGAAAAAGGAAGACAACCGGCCCTACCTATGGGCCGACCTGATGGCGCACTCGCAAGGCACTTTTCTAGAAAGCACCCTCTCCAACAACCGCCACGCGCTGGAGTTCGAGGGCCGGGTGAACTACCAGGGCAACTTCGAAACCGAAACCCACCTGCTGCGCTACCTCGACAACCGGCAGTTTCTCGCCGCGTTCGTCGGCTTCGACTACCGCAACAACCGCACGCTGCTCGCGGAAGGCGAACGCAACACCAAAAACAACCGACGGGTATTCGACGTGGGAGCCTATTACCTACTACCCCTGCTCGTGCGCTCGGAGCTGCGCCTGGACAGCAACGGCCAGGTGCGCCTGCAGCTGGAACGCACGGACCTGCCTCTGAGCAACAACTTATTCGCTGACCTGCTGGTGAACACGGACCGGGAGTACAACCTTACCTTTCGCTACATGGTCAGCAAGTACGTGTCGTTGAGCACCAACTACGACAGCGACTACAAGTGGGGGGCCGGCCTGACCATTCACTACTAA
- a CDS encoding metal-sensing transcriptional repressor, giving the protein MLPKDLTRDLKSRLNMLAGQLHGIVKMLDAEATEPEQILVQFKAVTNGLGSAEHLLLDEVFRKSLALQLVDVVSACPGNCQDAGRIEELRQQFPNLTNAELTQKMQELREIGGRLEQHNSKGEKKTGSNA; this is encoded by the coding sequence ATGCTCCCTAAAGATCTCACCCGCGACCTGAAAAGCCGCCTGAACATGCTGGCCGGCCAACTGCACGGCATTGTCAAAATGCTGGACGCGGAAGCCACCGAGCCCGAGCAAATATTGGTGCAGTTTAAGGCCGTGACCAATGGGCTGGGCAGCGCCGAGCACCTGCTGCTGGACGAGGTATTTCGCAAAAGTTTAGCCCTGCAACTCGTGGACGTGGTGAGCGCCTGCCCCGGCAACTGCCAGGACGCCGGGCGCATCGAGGAGTTGCGGCAGCAGTTCCCGAACCTGACGAATGCCGAGCTGACGCAGAAAATGCAGGAGCTGCGCGAGATTGGCGGCCGGCTGGAGCAGCACAATTCCAAGGGGGAGAAAAAAACAGGAAGTAACGCTTGA
- a CDS encoding YbbN family protein, whose product MKRIIEVFTAGCPLCSPVVELVKSTACSSCDIITHNLTETEAGNPALRRARLLGVQSLPAVAVNGTLLACCQTGAITKEALEAAGIGQAA is encoded by the coding sequence ATGAAACGCATTATAGAAGTTTTCACCGCCGGGTGCCCCTTGTGCAGCCCCGTGGTCGAGTTGGTTAAAAGCACCGCCTGCAGCAGCTGCGACATCATCACCCACAACCTGACTGAGACCGAAGCCGGCAACCCGGCCCTGCGCCGCGCCCGCCTGCTGGGCGTGCAAAGCCTGCCCGCCGTGGCCGTCAACGGTACCCTGCTGGCCTGCTGCCAAACCGGGGCCATCACCAAGGAAGCCTTGGAGGCCGCTGGAATTGGCCAGGCGGCTTAG
- a CDS encoding DUF2231 domain-containing protein — protein sequence MFSDFPNLHPLVVHVPIVLIMLAAALQGLLVYRNWPPVRWITLGIMAGGFAGALAASTVFHAAAAGLSPRAAAVYAAHEQYAGYTLWLSGITLLLAGVGRYFKIERRSYEGLVLVVAVAAAGALSVAGHRGAQLVYVEGVGPKGNLLDKSHGHGGEEAMPAMDMPSPGTDAPHLDPVPHDPPPAGPSASGSPNQAQPGMEGMNMPPQPRGGQPSRAPAAGAPRPGARADMPGMNMPGMSTPRSSAPAPGRKAQPAPMDMSNMPGMDMGPARSKNTPRNQPAMGNMGTMPGMENMPGMPPAGGQKPATTRQPMNDMPGMPGMKKGEPMPSMGDTKGMEGKGAGTMPGMAMPSPLDKFRFEDNNPARNQPKSSN from the coding sequence ATGTTTTCAGATTTTCCCAATCTGCACCCCTTGGTGGTGCACGTGCCCATCGTTCTGATTATGCTGGCCGCCGCCCTGCAGGGCCTGCTGGTGTATCGCAACTGGCCCCCGGTGCGCTGGATAACGCTGGGTATCATGGCCGGCGGCTTTGCCGGGGCCCTGGCGGCTAGCACGGTGTTCCACGCGGCGGCGGCTGGTTTGTCGCCCCGGGCGGCCGCGGTCTACGCCGCCCACGAGCAGTACGCGGGCTATACCCTGTGGCTATCGGGCATCACCCTGCTGCTGGCTGGCGTAGGCCGATACTTTAAGATTGAGCGCCGGTCCTACGAAGGGCTGGTGCTGGTGGTGGCCGTGGCCGCGGCCGGCGCGCTCTCCGTGGCCGGCCACCGGGGTGCCCAGTTAGTATACGTGGAGGGCGTGGGCCCCAAGGGCAACCTGCTCGATAAAAGCCACGGCCACGGCGGGGAGGAAGCTATGCCCGCTATGGACATGCCGTCGCCCGGCACCGACGCGCCCCACCTGGATCCTGTACCGCACGACCCGCCGCCCGCGGGCCCGTCGGCCAGCGGCTCGCCTAACCAGGCCCAACCCGGAATGGAGGGCATGAACATGCCCCCTCAACCGCGCGGCGGCCAACCCTCGCGGGCACCGGCGGCCGGGGCCCCGCGGCCAGGGGCCAGGGCGGATATGCCGGGGATGAATATGCCCGGGATGAGCACGCCGCGTTCCTCCGCCCCGGCTCCCGGCCGTAAAGCACAGCCCGCACCGATGGACATGAGCAACATGCCGGGCATGGACATGGGTCCTGCCCGCTCTAAAAATACGCCCCGGAATCAGCCCGCCATGGGCAATATGGGTACGATGCCGGGCATGGAGAACATGCCCGGCATGCCGCCCGCCGGCGGCCAAAAGCCCGCCACGACCCGCCAGCCAATGAACGACATGCCGGGCATGCCCGGCATGAAAAAGGGCGAACCCATGCCTAGTATGGGCGATACGAAGGGAATGGAAGGGAAGGGCGCGGGGACAATGCCGGGCATGGCGATGCCCAGTCCCCTGGACAAGTTTCGCTTCGAGGACAACAACCCGGCGCGCAACCAACCCAAAAGCAGTAACTAA
- a CDS encoding DUF6122 family protein, whose protein sequence is MPVLRYRPYVFTYGRVPPPRPVPRVDTTTAVTVQEQPTTLPRRVKAEGRPQVADTGDHVRRAKKEPAGEPGRRYARATPGDTVSSATRPVAPRGPRQYASPQLFRAQTLVHYSLHFVFPVVLALVFFPVMWQTAYLIMLATMLIDLDHLLAKPIFDPLRCSIGYHPLHSFYAIPVYALLLLLPATQMVAVGLLFHLFTDTVDCLWNFSHCRECYLNSRIYALRNWVRKLLGREVVE, encoded by the coding sequence TTGCCGGTCCTCCGCTATCGTCCCTACGTTTTTACATACGGGCGGGTACCACCCCCGCGGCCAGTACCGCGCGTCGACACGACGACGGCCGTCACCGTCCAGGAGCAGCCCACCACCCTGCCCAGGCGGGTAAAGGCGGAAGGGCGGCCCCAAGTCGCGGACACGGGGGACCACGTGCGCAGAGCGAAAAAAGAGCCAGCGGGCGAGCCGGGCCGCCGGTATGCCAGAGCAACGCCCGGGGATACCGTGAGCAGCGCTACCCGGCCGGTGGCCCCGCGCGGGCCCCGCCAGTACGCCTCCCCCCAGTTATTCCGCGCCCAGACGCTGGTGCACTATAGCCTGCACTTTGTTTTCCCGGTCGTATTGGCGCTGGTGTTTTTCCCCGTGATGTGGCAAACCGCTTACCTGATTATGTTGGCTACAATGCTCATTGACTTGGACCACCTACTAGCCAAACCCATCTTCGACCCGTTGCGCTGCAGCATCGGGTATCACCCGCTGCACTCCTTCTATGCCATCCCGGTGTATGCGCTACTGCTGCTGCTGCCGGCGACGCAAATGGTGGCTGTGGGGCTGCTGTTCCACCTGTTCACGGATACGGTGGACTGCTTGTGGAACTTCAGCCACTGCCGCGAGTGCTACCTCAACTCCCGTATTTATGCCTTGCGCAACTGGGTGCGGAAGCTTCTGGGCCGGGAGGTGGTTGAGTAG